In the Clostridium sp. 'White wine YQ' genome, TTGAAGAAGATCCAGAGGACGTATTAGATTTAATAGAGAATGACTTAATGATTGGTGAAGATGAAGAATATGAGGGAGTATATATTGGAGCAATAAAGAGAACTAAAACTAGGACAAGGATTATAGTTAAACATATAGAGACTGCTATCGAGTTCTATAAGCAAAAGGCAAAGTTATCAAAGAACTATAATGAGAAAAGAAGATATGATGTTATATATAAATACTATTTTGAGAAAAAGAGAATAGCTGAAATAGCTGAGGAGTTAGATTGCAGTGATAAAACTATTGGGAGAGATAAGAAGAGAGCTATTGAAGAGTTGAGTGTGTTGTTCTTTGGGATTGATGGGATTAAGTTTAGTTTGTAGAATTCATCAATAGATAAATAATACTTCTTAAAAGGATATAAGTAGCTAATTAGTTTACCAAAATTTATAAAAGTTAGAGAGTCTAGAACTATACTAAATTTTGTATAAAAGTGATAATATTATTTGGAGGGGGTGAGAATATGTTAAAAGAAGATGATTTGTTTTATAGTAATTATTCTAGAAGATGGTGTATAGGATTTAATATATCACAAAGAGATGCTATAAAGCTAGCAGGAATACTTAATTGTGAGTATGGATTTGGACAATCAATTTTTCAGGTATTATATAATGAATCAGCAAAGAAACATGGAGTGAATTATAATTTTATAATTAATTGTTATGAAAAACAAAAACTAATTGAAGTTCTACCATTAATTAGTAAAGTAATGTCATTATAAAAATTTAAGATAATTAAATAAAGTGAAAATTAATATTAAAAAATAAGAGAGAAAATACTGATCTGGATGTTAATATAGAACCATTATGATTTTATAATTATGTCTATTTTATGTCCTTGTATATCAAATATTAATAGTATAAAATGTTAATAGATATTATTATATAATGTTAAGTAATCAGGGACTTACAACGTGGTTACTGTGGTAAAACACTCAATTAATTTTGGGTGTTTTTTATTTTGGTGTAATGGGCGGTGTGAATTAACCTAATCATCAAAATAAGGAGTGAATTGAATGGCAATGTTAAAACCACCAATCCCACGTATGGGAGGAAAATCAAAACTAAGAAAAACAATAATTGAAATGATACCAGAGCATACATGTTATGTAGAATTATTCTTTGGAGCAGGATGGGTTTATTTTGGGAAGGATCCTTCAAAAGTAGAAGTGATTAATGACATAGACAAGGAATTAATAAACCTCTTTAAAATGATAAAATATCATGCTCCTGAGATTGAAAGAATGCTTGAATATGAGTTTTCAGGTAGAGATATTTTTGAGGAATATAAGAATCATAGCATTGCAAGTCTTACTGAGATAAATAGAGCTGTTAGGTTTTTATATTTGATAAGTCAAAGTTTCGCTGCTAAGGGGAAGGATTATGGATATGGAACTACTTCTAAGCCAAAACCTCAAATATTCTATAAAGGAGTATTAGCAGATATTAAAGATAGGCTTAGAAACACTTATGTTGAAAATCTATCTTTTGAAAAAATAATAGATAAGTATGATAGAGAGAATACTTTTTTCTTCGCAGATCCACCATATTTTGATTTAACTGGCTATGGTAATGAGTTTGGAGAAAAAGAACACTTAATGTTGAGGGACAGGCTCGCAAGTATCAAAGGAAAGTTTTTGTTAACTATAAATGATCATGAAAAAGTTAGGGAATGGTATAAAGGATTTAATTTAAAAGAAGTTGAAGTACATTATTCTGTAAGTAAAGAAAAGAAAGCTAGGAAAGGATATAAGGAATTGATAATTACGAATTATTAATTTGCCAGCAATATTAATTAAACATTGTAGAACTGTAAAGGAATTACAAATTTTATGTAGAAGTATTTATAAGGGGTGATGGTAATGGAAGTAACAAGTAAACTACCATTGTATTTTCTGAAATTTGGAAGAAAACAAGATTTAGAAAGTTTATGTAATGGAAGTATTTATACTAACAACGCAGATTACTTTTATAGATTGGAAAAAGAAACAAAAATAAAAAAATGCATTGGAGATGAACATGAATTAAAAGTTCCAATGAAAGCAAAAAAAGCAATATTAAAAAGTGATCAATTTGAAATTCCTTTTAATGATAGCAAATTAGAATTTTATTATAAAAAAGACATGACTAAAGCAATGTTTTGTCTATATTCTTTATATGACGACGATTTTATTTTTTGTGAGGAGGAAAACTGTTACAAATTAAATTTATCAGATGACAAGAAACGATATATGCTTAATTTTTTTTATGATGGCGAAAGAGATTCAGTGTTATTCATAAAAGCAGGAAATTTAATCAAAGAAATTGAGCAAACATGTCAAAAAGAAAATATAAATGTTATTCATGATAATGTAATTTTTTATGATGTAAATGTACCATATAAAGAGCAAATTGAAGACTTTATGAATAGACAAAATAGACGGTTCTTTTGGAAGGATATTTATTATAAGGAACAATGCGAATATAGATTTATATTCGATAAGGACATAGATGAAGGACAAGTATTATTTAATATTGGTGATATTTTTAAGGGGAATGTACCTATAAAAATTACTGATTTTATTCAAGTATACGAAGTAATTTTAAATCCTTAAAACTCTTAATTGATTAATTGTTTTATATAGTTTATTAAAGTAAATGTAATCTTAATGAACAATATTTTACATTGAGGTGATAGAATGAAGAAAAAAGAAAAAATCTATTATATAGTTTCTTCCATGACTTTTATAATATGTATAGGTCTTTTAGTTTGGAATGCAACATATCATAGTCCTTATGGAGATTATTACAGCTTTTTAGGAGGAATAATCGGAGGAATTGCTACATTAGCAGCAGTTATTTTATCTATCATTGAAACAAGAAAAATACAAGAAGAAAATAAAGAAATAACTAGAAAAATTCAAGATGAAAATTTAAGATATAGCAACAATTTATTAAAGATACAAATATTAAATGAAAAAATATTGGATTATAAGATATTACATAAATCGATAAGTGAATTTATGAATTATTTTGATGAGTTTGCAGATTTTTGCTGTATTATTCCCCCAAAAATAACAGTAGACTATAAAAAAGATTTAAATAGCCAGATTAATAAAATCACCAAACTAAATGATAACATAAGGATAAATGGCAAATGCGTTGAATCACTTTATTTTAATAAAAAACTGTGTGATTTGAATGGTAAAAATTTAGATTTCTTATCTTATGAAAAAAAGATATACCATGAAGCTCCTACACTTGATGAAGTTAGAAAAATACATTATGCTATGATTGATTTTTTAGAGAAGTGGATTTTAGAGTACAATGATTTTTTTATAGAATTAACTAACGAAATAAGCTCTTTATATGTTGAAAAATATAGTATAGCAAACCGAAAGAATCTTTAGTAGTTCCTTTATATCGAAAATGGTAAATTATAATTTGATATAAGTTTACTATAAAAGGATTTTCCTCGATAATGTAGAAATACATAATGGGGGTGAGAGTAAATGACTTTAATGGATAAAATTAAATATAGTATATTAAAAGAATTGGAATGTAATGAGGATAGACTTATTAAAGGTGAACAAATATTTATACCTCACCATAGTAAATACAGTACTGATGAGTATAAGTTAGATTGGGAAGCATTTGGTAAGATAATTAAAGATTTAGAAGATGAAGGATTAATTAATTGTGTTGCAGCAAAAAAGAAAGGGTTAACATCAGTAATAAAAAAAATATCTATAACAAGCAAAGGAAAACAATACTTAAAAGATAACTCTGCTCTATCAAGGATATATAAGGGCATAAAAGAAATAAAAGAATTTATTAAGTAATGAAAAGAGTAGCTACTTGTTACTCTTTTTTCATTTATAAAATCATGGGATGAGGTGGTGACTATGTAATGCCAAGGAGCAGAAGTCCAAATAGGGATAGAGCATTTGATTTATACAAAGTTAAAAAAGGCGCTATAACAAATAGAGAGATAGCAACCATACTAAATGAAGACGAAAAGAAGATTGCAGTATGGAAGCAAAGAGATAAATGGAATGAAAATATTAATGTTGTACAACAAAAAAATAAAAGTTGTACAACAAAATGTAAAACAAAGAAAAAAGAAGTTAATGAAAAGCCTGTTGTTGAGGAAGTTGAGGAGGTATTAAAAAATACTGAATTAACTGATAAGCAAAGGCTTTTTTGTATTCACTATATAAAATGCTTTAATGCTACTAAGGCAGCAATTAAGGCAGGATACTCAAAAGATACTGCAGGAGAGCAAGGATATCAACTGCTTCAAAAAACTTCAATTCAAACTGAGATTAATAAACTTAAAGCTTATAAGCTAAACAGAGCAATGTTAAGTGAAGATGACATATTCCAAAAGTACATTGATATTGCATTTACGGATATAAGTGATTACATGGATTTTGGACAGAGGAAAGTGCCTATGTTAAATCCGATATCAGGAGAACCACTTCTTAATGAAGATGGAAATCCAATAACTTATACAGTTGATTTTGCTCACTTTAAAGATAGTAGTGAAGTTGATGGTACTTTAATATCTGAAATTTCAAAAGGTAAAGATGGTGCTAAACTAAAGTTACAAGATAAAATGAAAGCCTTACGATGGTTATCAGATAGAATGGATTTACTTTCATTAGAAACTCAAAGAAAACTTGAGTTAGAAAATGAGAAACTAGAAATGATTAAAAAGAAATCAGAACCAAATGATGAAAAGAAAGAAACTGTAAGGATAGTTGATGATATATGATAAGCGTAAGTTTAAAAGAAATTGTAGCTTCGAGCTTTTATGACATCCACAAAGATTTAAAGAATGGCTTACACACTCATTATTGGCTAAAAGGAGGACGTGGAAGCACAAAGAGTTCTTTTATTTCTATTCAAATAGTATTAGGAATAATGAGAGATGCACAAGTGGGAAATCTTACTAATGCAGTGGTCATAAGAAGAGTCAAAGATACTTTAAGAGGTTCGGTTTACGAACAAATAACATGGGCCATATATGCTTTAGGAGTAGAAGGAGATTGGGAAATACCTGATAGCAAACTTCAAATAACATATAAGCCAACTGGACAAGTTATTTTATTTAAGGGTGCTGATAAACCTAAAAAGCTGAAATCAACCAAGGTTGCAAAAGGCTATATAAAATATATATGGTATGAAGAAGTAGATGAATTTGAAGGAAAAGAAAAGTTAGATAATATAAACCAATCTTTAATGAGAGGTGGACCTAAATTTATTGTTTTCTATTCATTTAACCCACCAGCAAGTCAAAGAAGTTGGTGTAATGAAGAAGTATTAGAGGTAAGAAGCGATAAAATTGTGCACCATAGTGACTATTTAGCAGTTCCTAGAGAATGGCTTGGAGAACAATTCATACTTGAAGCTGAACATATGAAAGAGACTAGAATAGTTCAATATGAGCATGACTATTTAGGAAAAGTTACTGGTACTGGTAGAGATATATTTGACAATGTTATTATTGGCACTATAACTGATGATGAAATTAAAAAATTCGATAGAGTTTACAATGGAGTTGACTGGGGTTGGTTCCCTGATCCGTGGGCATTTAATAGAATGCATTATGATGCAGCTAGAAAAAACTTATATATTTTTGATGAAGCACATGAGAATAAAAAATCTAATAAAGCTACTTATGATATTTTAGTCAATATGCATAGCATTAAGCCTAACGATAAAATCACTTGTGATAGTGCTGAAAATAAATCTATTGAGGATTATAAAAGTTATGGATTATTTGCTAGAGGAGCCGTAAAAGGACCTGGTAGCGTTGAATATTCAATGAAGTGGCTACAATCATTAAATAACATAATTATTGACAATAAAAGGTGTCCTCATACTGCAAAAGAGTTCTTGAAATATGAACATGAAATAGATAAGGATGGAAATATAATAAGTGGATATCCGGATAAAGACAATCATCATATTGATGCTGTACGCTATGGATTGGAAGAAATATGGAGAAGAAGAGGTCAATAAAAAAGAGGTGATTATCAATGTTTGATACTTTCAAAAACTTCGTCAAGGTGGTGATTAATAAGTTGTTTAACAAAGACTTAATACAACAGAAAACAAATGTAAGTATCGCAGTATCGAATGATATGAGTAATGCTATTGACTTATGGACAAAACTTTATATGGATGAAGCTCCTTGGGTAAATAATAAGACTATATTTAGTATGAACACAGCAGCCGGTATAGCAAGTGAGTTTGCCAGATTAGTTACGTTAGAATTTAAGTCAGAGATCTCTAATAATGAGTTTTTAAATAAAGAGTATCAAGTAGTTGTAGATAATATTAGAAATTATACTGAATTTGCTTGTGCTAAAGGTGGATTAGTATTTAAGCCCTACCTTAATGGAGATCATATAGAGATTGATTTAG is a window encoding:
- a CDS encoding DNA adenine methylase, yielding MLKPPIPRMGGKSKLRKTIIEMIPEHTCYVELFFGAGWVYFGKDPSKVEVINDIDKELINLFKMIKYHAPEIERMLEYEFSGRDIFEEYKNHSIASLTEINRAVRFLYLISQSFAAKGKDYGYGTTSKPKPQIFYKGVLADIKDRLRNTYVENLSFEKIIDKYDRENTFFFADPPYFDLTGYGNEFGEKEHLMLRDRLASIKGKFLLTINDHEKVREWYKGFNLKEVEVHYSVSKEKKARKGYKELIITNY
- a CDS encoding YjcQ family protein; translation: MTLMDKIKYSILKELECNEDRLIKGEQIFIPHHSKYSTDEYKLDWEAFGKIIKDLEDEGLINCVAAKKKGLTSVIKKISITSKGKQYLKDNSALSRIYKGIKEIKEFIK
- a CDS encoding terminase small subunit: MPRSRSPNRDRAFDLYKVKKGAITNREIATILNEDEKKIAVWKQRDKWNENINVVQQKNKSCTTKCKTKKKEVNEKPVVEEVEEVLKNTELTDKQRLFCIHYIKCFNATKAAIKAGYSKDTAGEQGYQLLQKTSIQTEINKLKAYKLNRAMLSEDDIFQKYIDIAFTDISDYMDFGQRKVPMLNPISGEPLLNEDGNPITYTVDFAHFKDSSEVDGTLISEISKGKDGAKLKLQDKMKALRWLSDRMDLLSLETQRKLELENEKLEMIKKKSEPNDEKKETVRIVDDI
- a CDS encoding PBSX family phage terminase large subunit, producing MISVSLKEIVASSFYDIHKDLKNGLHTHYWLKGGRGSTKSSFISIQIVLGIMRDAQVGNLTNAVVIRRVKDTLRGSVYEQITWAIYALGVEGDWEIPDSKLQITYKPTGQVILFKGADKPKKLKSTKVAKGYIKYIWYEEVDEFEGKEKLDNINQSLMRGGPKFIVFYSFNPPASQRSWCNEEVLEVRSDKIVHHSDYLAVPREWLGEQFILEAEHMKETRIVQYEHDYLGKVTGTGRDIFDNVIIGTITDDEIKKFDRVYNGVDWGWFPDPWAFNRMHYDAARKNLYIFDEAHENKKSNKATYDILVNMHSIKPNDKITCDSAENKSIEDYKSYGLFARGAVKGPGSVEYSMKWLQSLNNIIIDNKRCPHTAKEFLKYEHEIDKDGNIISGYPDKDNHHIDAVRYGLEEIWRRRGQ